A single Bufo bufo chromosome 6, aBufBuf1.1, whole genome shotgun sequence DNA region contains:
- the LOC121004523 gene encoding gastrula zinc finger protein XlCGF71.1-like translates to MQESDLNKRQRIHKNETPFLCTHCGKCFIQKSDLINYLRLQTDKKPFPCLECGKCFTLKSDLVRHQRIHTGERPYPCSECEKRFTHKSALVIHQRVHTGEKPYSCSECGKCFSFRTSLAAHQITHTGEKPFPCLECGKCFTNKSSLVTHQRSHTGEKPYPCPDCGKCFTHKSALVLHQRIHTGEKPFSCSVCGKSFTQKVSLLTHHRVHTAKNPFSCPEGVMF, encoded by the coding sequence ATGCAGGAATCAGATCTCAATAAACGTCAGAGAATTCACAAGAATGAAACTCCATTTTTGTGTACAcattgtgggaaatgttttatccaGAAATCAGATCTCATTAACTATCTGAGACTTCAAACGGATAAAAAGCCGTttccatgtttagaatgtgggaaatgttttaccctGAAGtcagatcttgttagacatcagagaattcacacaggagagaggccatatccatgttcagaatgtgagaaacgtTTTACTcataaatcagctcttgttatacatcagagagttcacacgggggagaagccatattcatgttcagaatgtgggaaatgtttttcttTCAGAACGTCTTTAGCTGCCCATCAaataactcacacaggggagaagccatttccatgtttagaatgtggaaaatgttttactaataaatcaagtcttgttacacatcagagaagtcacacaggagaaaagccatatcCATGCCCagattgtgggaaatgttttactcataaatcagctcttgttctacatcagagaattcacacaggggagaagccgttttcatgttcagtATGTGGGAAAAGTTTTACTCAGAAAGTATCTCTTCTTACACATCATAGAGTTCACACAGCGAAGAATCCATTTTCCTGCCCAGAAGGAGTAATGTTTTAA